A single window of Mesotoga sp. UBA6090 DNA harbors:
- a CDS encoding RelA/SpoT family protein, protein MARAEIDAQILLGDLESILQYRLKRREKERIFDAYEFARFHHQEQMRDSGEPFISHPIEVAKILAQFSADNDTIVAGILHDIVEDCNVPLSEIAEKYGETVALIVDGVTKISNLKLNEKLESKIVKSRMKVETLRKMLLALSEDPRIIIVKLADRLHNMRTLDFLKDPEKKRDKARETIQIYAPIAHRIGMHKIQAELEDLSFKYEYPEEFKELKFKVNRKLKERQDIMDEYKEIVLRELRKNRISALIEGRVKHLYSIWQKMIKKNRSFDEVFDLIALRIITGDEVNCYKILGAVHSLWPPMPGRFKDYIAAPKSNGYKSLHTTLITHRGEPLEIQIRSERMHKEAEYGVASHWVYKEGIDVKDRTWFTQLVDW, encoded by the coding sequence GTGGCTAGAGCGGAAATTGATGCCCAGATTCTTTTGGGTGACCTCGAGAGTATTCTTCAATATCGCCTCAAGAGAAGAGAAAAAGAGCGAATTTTTGACGCCTACGAGTTCGCGCGCTTTCATCACCAGGAGCAAATGAGAGACTCAGGGGAACCGTTCATCAGCCATCCTATTGAAGTTGCGAAGATCCTTGCTCAATTCTCGGCAGATAACGATACGATTGTCGCTGGCATACTCCACGATATTGTTGAAGATTGCAATGTGCCTCTTTCCGAAATTGCCGAAAAGTACGGCGAAACAGTGGCCCTTATTGTGGACGGAGTGACCAAGATAAGCAACCTAAAACTCAACGAAAAGCTTGAATCAAAGATCGTCAAGTCGAGAATGAAAGTTGAGACTCTGCGCAAAATGCTTCTGGCGCTTTCCGAAGACCCGAGAATAATAATCGTTAAACTTGCAGACAGACTGCATAATATGAGAACACTTGATTTCCTGAAAGATCCGGAAAAGAAACGCGATAAGGCAAGGGAAACGATACAGATCTATGCTCCCATTGCTCACAGAATAGGTATGCACAAAATACAGGCTGAGCTTGAAGATCTTTCTTTCAAGTATGAGTACCCCGAAGAGTTCAAAGAATTGAAGTTCAAAGTCAATAGAAAACTCAAAGAACGCCAGGACATTATGGACGAGTACAAGGAGATTGTACTTCGGGAGCTCAGAAAGAATAGAATATCCGCGTTGATTGAAGGCAGAGTGAAACATCTATACAGTATATGGCAGAAAATGATAAAGAAGAATAGATCTTTTGACGAAGTATTCGATTTAATCGCTCTCAGAATAATTACTGGAGACGAAGTGAACTGTTACAAAATACTTGGGGCAGTGCACTCTCTTTGGCCACCGATGCCCGGTAGATTCAAGGACTATATTGCTGCTCCAAAATCGAACGGCTATAAATCTCTCCATACAACTCTGATTACTCACAGGGGTGAACCTCTCGAGATTCAGATAAGAAGCGAAAGGATGCATAAAGAGGCCGAATATGGAGTTGCCTCTCACTGGGTTTACAAGGAAGGCATCGACGTAAAAGACAGAACATGGTTTACGCAGCTTGTTGATTGGC